One window of the Hoplias malabaricus isolate fHopMal1 chromosome Y, fHopMal1.hap1, whole genome shotgun sequence genome contains the following:
- the LOC136679253 gene encoding homeobox protein engrailed-1-B-like, producing the protein MEEKDRSPRGAADSGDESLPGNLHAHRVTNFYIDNILRPDFGRRKEGDHHHHHDSHNNHHNHHHNHHHHSPRSPLHAAVSSESSAPSEPGAAPVPGEGPSGAKRSAGSAEGARAEPAEQCLSSDSECSQSNSQQMLWPAWVYCTRYSDRPSSGPRSRKPKKKSASKEDKRPRTAFTAEQLQRLKAEFQTNRYLTEQRRTSLAHELGLNESQIKIWFQNKRAKIKKASGTKNTLALHLMAQGLYNHASNNNKDDKSDSD; encoded by the exons ATGGAGGAGAAGGACCGGAGCCCCAGAGGCGCGGCGGACTCTGGCGATGAGTCGCTGCCGGGAAACCTGCACGCGCATCGGGTCACCAACTTCTACATCGACAACATCCTGCGGCCGGACTTCGGACGCAGGAAAGAGGGcgaccaccaccatcaccacgaCTCCCACAAtaaccaccacaaccaccaccacaaccaccaccaccattccCCACGCAGCCCGCTCCACGCCGCCGTCAGCAGCGAGTCCTCCGCGCCCTCGGAGCCAGGAGCTGCGCCCGTGCCTGGGGAAGGACCGTCTGGAGCCAAGCGGAGCGCCGGGAGCGCGGAGGGAGCGCGTGCGGAGCCAGCGGAGCAGTGCCTGAGCTCGGATTCAGAGTGCTCGCAAAGCAACTCGCAGCAGATGCTGTGGCCCGCGTGGGTCTACTGCACGAGATATTCGGACAGACCATCGTCAG GGCCAAGGTCCCGCAAACCAAAGAAGAAGAGCGCGAGCAAAGAGGACAAGCGCCCGCGCACCGCCTTCACCGCGGAGCAGCTGCAGAGACTCAAGGCCGAGTTCCAGACCAACCGATACCTGACCGAACAGCGGCGCACGAGCCTGGCGCACGAGCTCGGCCTCAACGAGTCGCAGATCAAGATCTGGTTCCAGAACAAACGTGCCAAGATCAAGAAGGCCTCGGGCACCAAGAACACGCTCGCGCTGCACCTGATGGCCCAGGGCCTGTACAATCACGccagcaacaacaacaaggaCGACAAATCAGACAGCGACTGA